From one Populus alba chromosome 17, ASM523922v2, whole genome shotgun sequence genomic stretch:
- the LOC140954780 gene encoding uncharacterized protein — translation MRGGRNATSARSNSSMSRHFQGKNDPEASLEWEKKVDWIFDCHSYSEQKKVKLVIIEFTEYALIWWDQIVISRRRNGERPVQTWGEVKVLMRRRFVTNHYYRDLYLKLQGLNQGYKTVDEYHKEMEIAMIQANVVEDREATMARFLNGLNRDIANVVELQHYVELEDMVHMATKVERQLRRGHARPAFNSGSSSSWKPNLKREGTVRPRSFGPSRTEPPKAKVDVPTHAKGKSETQPKRTRDVKCFRCQGHGHYASECPNKRIMMIRDNGDVESESDSYDCEGMPLLEDSDGDELALPVEESLVIRQTLQVQVKEDDTNEQRENIFHTRCYVQRKVCGLVIDNGSCVNVCSATLISKLNLCTAKHAKPYRLQWLNDGGEVKVTKQVVVPFSIGKYVDEVLCDVVPMQASHILLGRPWQYDRKGFDDVFPDDTPSGLPPLRGIEHQIDFVPGASIPNRPAYRSNPEEKKELQRQVDELMEKGYIRESMSPCAVPVLLVPKKDGTWRIYVVTAQGIEVDEEKVKAIRDWPTPKSVSEVRSFHGLTSFYRRFVKDFSTIAAPLNEVVKKSVGFKWGKEQELAFVLLKEKLCSAPVLGLPDFTKAFEIECDASGIGIGAVLMQDRRPIAYFSEKLSGPTLNYPTYDKELYALVRALETWQHYLWPKEFFVVHSDHESLKHLKGQGKLNRRHAKWVEFIETFPYVIKYKQGKKNIVADALSRKYFYLMDGYLFKENRLCVLASSLRELLVREAHGGGLMGHFGVAKTLDVLHEHFYWPNMKRDVQRICEKCIACRKAKSRVQPHGLYTPLPVPTEPWVDISMDFVLGLPRSRKVETIFVVVDRFSKMAHFIACHKTDDAFHITDLFFREIVHLHGIPKSVVSDRDVKFLSYFWKTLWGKLGTKLLFSTTCHPQTDGQIEVVIRTLSQILRVVSQKNLKTWEECLPFVEFAYNRIVHSLNASQIGAVNSKHADNKQNQLQCMPPPKLSLHLRRHRFHKQKRSKLMSRGDGPFRIIEKINNNAYKVDLQCYYEVNATFNVYDLFLFDVYDDSRLNFF, via the exons atgaggGGAGGTCGAAATGCGACCTCTGCAAGGagtaatagttcaatgtctagaca ctttcaaggtaaaaacgatccggAGGCTtctttggagtgggagaaaaaggtggattggatttttgattgccatagctattctgaacaaaaaaaggtgaaattggtgataattgagtttacggagtatgcattgatttggtgggatcagattgtgatcagtaggaggaggaatggcgagcgacccgttcagacttggggggaggtgaaagtcttaatgaggagacgatttgtgacaaaccactattatagagacttatatctgaagctccaaggtctgaatcaaggttataagacagtagatgaataccacaaagagatggagatagcaatgattcaggctaatgttgttgaggatagagaagccaccatggctagatttcttaatgggttgaatcgggacattgctaatgtggttgagctacagcactatgtggagctagaggacatggttcacatggcgacgaaggtggagagacaacttaggagggggcatgctcggccagcgtttaattcgggttcttcatcatcttggaagccgaatctaaagagagagggcactgtccgcccaagatcctttggtccttctagaactgaaccaccaaaggctaaagttgatgtccctactcatgccaaaggtaaatctgaaactcaacctaaacgtactcgtgatgttaaatgtttcaggtgtcagggacatggacattatgcttcagagtgtccaaacaagagaatcatgatgattagagataatggtgatgtggaatctgaaagtgacagttatGATTGCGAAGGCATGCCActattggaggatagtgatggggatgagttagcattaccggttgaggagtccttggttataaggcaaacacttcaggttcaggtcaaagaagatgatactaatgaacaaagggagaacatcttccatacgcgttgttacgtacaaagaaaggtgtgtggtttagtTATAGATaatggaagctgtgttaatgtttgcagtgccacccttattagtaaactgaatttgtgtactgctaagcatgctaaaccatatagattgcaatggctgaatgatggtggtgaagtgaaagtgactaaacaggttgtggttccattttcgattgggaaatatgttgatgaagttctatgcgacgtggtaccaatgcaagcaagtcacatcttgttggggagaccatggcaatatgataggaag ggatttgatgatgtgttccccgacgatactcctagcggattaccaccattgagggggatagagcatcagattgatttcgtacccggagcttcaattcctaaccgaccagcttatagaagcaatcccgaggagaagaaggagcttcaaaggcaagttgatgagctgatggaaaagggctacattcgtgagagtatgagcccgtgtgctgtacccgtgctacttgtgccaaagaaggatggaacatggaggat ctatgttgtaactgcacagggtatcgaggtggatgaggagaaagttaaggccattcgggattggcctacacccaaatcggtaagtgaggtaaggagttttcatgggttaactagtttttacaggcgttttgtgaaagatttcagtacaATAGCAGCCCCtttaaatgaagttgttaaaaaatcagttgggtttaaatgggggaaggaacaagaattggcatttgttcttttgaaagagaaattatgttctgcacctgttttgggtttacctgactttacaaaagcatttgaaatagaatgtgatgcgtcaggaataggaataggtgctgttttgatgcaagatcggagacctattgcgtatttcagtgagaagttaagtggaccgaccttgaactatccaacTTACGATaaagaactctatgcattggtaagagcacttgagacatggcagcattacttgtggccaaaagagttc TTCGTAGTCCATTcagatcatgagtccttgaaacatctgaaaggacaaggtaagttgaataggaggcatgcaaaatgggttgaattcattgaaacttttccttacgtaatcaagtataagcaagggaaaaagaacatcgtagctgatgcactctcgcgcaagtat ttttatttgatggatggttatttgttcaaagagaatagattgtgtgttcttgctagttctttgcgtgaattgcttgttcgtgaagcacatgggggtggtttaatgggtcattTTGGGGTCgcaaaaaccttggatgtattgcatgagcatttctattggccaaatatgaaaagagatgtgcaacgaatttgtgaaaagtgcattgcttgtagaaaggcaaaatctagagtacaaccgcatggactatatacaccattacctgtgcctactgaaccttgggtagatatctctatggactttgttttaggtttacctaggtcaagaaaggtagagactatttttgttgtggttgataggttttctaaaatggcgcatttcattgcatgccataaaacagatgatgcatttCATATcacagacttgttctttagggagattgtacatttgcatggcattcctaagagtgtagtgtcagatcgtgatgttaagttccttagttacttttggaagaccttatggggaaagttgggaactaaactcttattttcgacaacatgccatcctcaaacagatggacaaattGAGGtagtgatacg aacattatcccaaatTTTACGTGTTGTaagtcaaaagaatttgaaaacttgggaagaatgtttgccttttgttgagtttgcttataatagaattgTGCATTCACTAAATGCTTCgcaaataggagctgtgaactctaaacatgcagataataagcagaatcagcttcaatg